DNA sequence from the Lycium barbarum isolate Lr01 chromosome 5, ASM1917538v2, whole genome shotgun sequence genome:
tgaaaaaaagtaaataaatttGTAAATGCAGATCAGAGACCATAACAAAAGGATGTTAATGATTTAATTCAGTGTACTTACTTTTGGGATGTAAACTTGTACCATGATGAGGATGATCCTTTGGGTTTGAAACTTCATGTTTCCATGTATGAACAAACAGTATTAATTTCACAATGCTGAATACAACCATGAATAATGTAACTAGTAGCCATAGCCTTGATATAGTTGCTCGAGTCTTAGCAGTCAAACCTTTTAGCTTTCCACGTTTTCTATTTCTAAACAACTTCAACTCCATTCTTAGCCAACTTCTTCtgataaataaaagaagaaaatgtatAAAGCATATGTTTTAGTAcgcaagaaagaaaaaaaactaatTGTTTCCATGAAAGAAACATGAACTAATTCAACTTATAGCActttgaaagaagaaaaaaagcatCCATCCCCCACTTCCAAATAATAGTGAAGAGGGATTAGTATGTATAGTGGGTAGTAATTTGTTTTGTTAAAGGAAccaaaaaaaaatgagagaaaatgGTGGGGAAGAAAAGGGAGTTTTGGGGTATTCATAATTCAACATAGGATAGTTGTGATGTTATAGACATCTAATGCTACTAAACTTCTTTTCATGTTAATCCTTTGCTCATTTCAAATTCTAAAATGTCCATTAAAAAATTCTTACTAAAGTAAAAAAGGACGTAGCATAGTAACTTTGTTTTTATTGTTCTTTTTTAAAAGACAAATTTGTGTTAAATAAAAAAGACCAACCAAGGATTCTTGCACGCAAAGGTTAATTTTTTTCAAAGCTCTTTCGGAAGATTAGAAATTTTAGTATTTGGTTGGTCAGAAATATTACTTCTCCTCGATATATTTTTTATCAAGATTATATTTCAAATGATCTATATGTTCATCCAACTAAAAGTGAAAAGTGCTACAAATATCGTACATATTTTAATTACATTCCGGTTTGTGTAATACAAAGATTTGTTCCTTATTTGTTTCATCTGAAATGAAAAGCGTACGGTTTTCTTTGATTACTCTATCCTTTCTACACCATCTTGTCATCAACTTTAGTTAGTTTATATGACTCCATATAATTCTCATCAACCAAATACTCAAAACTACTTCCAAAAAGATTTTGAAAGCAGAAAACAGATTCTAAATGAAATGACCGGACATTATTTTCAAAATATAGCAAAAAAAGATAGATGGGTAAATCAATCAAATCTTTTATGCTATGTCAGCCAAAATAAATTAACTTTATTCGGAAATGAAGGAATGCAAGGAAGAAACCAATAGATGCATATGTGAACACGTTCATCCCTCTTGGATATGGCCATATGGGAACGATGTTCAAAATCTAATCAAAATAATCTCTACTTAATGAAATAAGTATACGAGTAACAAGATACAACCAAAGAGAGGATGACGTAGAGTAGAATAAACCTTTCTAGTGAGATTTTGATGCATCTCGAAATCCGAAAAGCAGCTTCTAAATGAGATGATCTCAGCTAGTATATAAAAATTAGTTGCTCACTCCCTCTTATGTTTTAAGTGTAAGCAATGTATGTGAACCTTTTCCCAAAAAGTATTGTGGCACATGGAAGCCATTTCTCCTCTTGAGCATTGTTAGGGTCAAGAACAAATACGAACACTTTGCTAACAACAAGAGTATCAACGGCTACAAGGTATAAAGGGCGGTAATTTTTGGAGTATTTCCATATTATAGAAGGGTCTATAAGTTTGTCCTTTCTCACAGTATAATTTATCAATATATCGCCCATCATAGTAACTCTTCTTTAGTATAGTGGAGGGAGCTCGGGACTTTCTTAACCtaaaaaataacttttggaatcaaactaaccctttaaaaaaaaaatccaaaaatccagaatctgtgcgtgaaaggaccaaactgtaacttCTTGAGTTTGGTTCtttctgtgcgtgaaagagggtactttttttttctttctttttttaagctatcaaaatcacgtttttttcatactttgggcaaagattagtcatgtttcaaaatcacgaaatatcaatattttatatagaacttaatatatttttttgcgtacaataacgtcggctcattacatcaagtatacctaaacgtttggatcggcgtttaggggttgtaaagtgccccgaagtaagttttgtttgcttggaaacttgtcatctttattctttgaaaatcaaactcaaaattaagcttttttccatactttgactgaagattagtcacatttcaaaacaccggaatataaatattttatataaaacttcataTTTTTTTAAGCATAAAGTAATGTcgactcattacatcaagtatacatatatgtttggatcgtcgttttaggagttgtaaagtgcctcgaagtaagtttgaaaacttgttatctttaaattttttttcgtactttgaccgaagattagtcatgtttcaaaacgtcggaatataaatattttatatagaacttaatattttttttagcgtacaataatatcggctcattacatcaagtatacatatgcctcttcactcacataaataaaaaaataaggacAGAAGCATATATAGAAAACTAATTATAaattgttgaaactttaaatgatcataactttgcgctcggatgtccgatttacgcgatttttttttttttgagctagggtattttttcgagatctagccGGCGGTTTGGCCAGGCCGATTTTCCAAAAAACGcccgttatcccattcaatttgaattttcccccaaattggtgcacaattttcattcttgCTTGGTGAAAATTTGATGATAAAAAGTAGATTTCGAGATGCTAGTCCCGTGGTAATGATGTTTAGAATGTCAATttcgaggttcgaaattcaatttgtgaaaacaagttagatagcattagtgaacattataaaaaataaaaagtgtctactttATTGCATTCACTAATTTGGCTTGGTGATTTAGCATCTCTTTTTTACTTCTTTTGTATGCCAACAACACGGGATCAAACCTTGGATGgagcattgaatgagatatattatacctTGGTGAATATTATTGAACTTTCAGGTCCAGGATTTGCATGGTTATGGCTCACACAAGGTACCTTTTTTTTATAAAGGTCGTGTCTGGCAAGCATGTGCTCACCTCGACTTTTCTACCCAGTACCTGCTAACTTTCACTAGCACAAATACCGGGTAACTCTGCCTCAAATAAGGCACTTCTTTCAAATCATTCAACAGTTTCTTTGTGGATTGACTTGTAATCCAATCAGGCTGTGTGTGTTCAGACTTCTGAACTGCAAATTCAGACCCTCATAAGGTCGATAATGGCAGCAGTCAACTTCTGGTGTCTCCAGCTCTTCTTCTCACGAGTCACGCCATTCTGCAACTAACATAAAGAAAGACACTCAATCGATTGGCTAAAAGGATAAGTTAATGATCGATTTGGCTAAAACGATTAGACACGTTATCTTTCATTCAGGCTTATACCAGCAGGATGTTCAAGTACCATGAGGAGTTTCTGGGTGCATTTGGTTAAATAGAGCTTCAGCTGGTGAACATTTGCCAGCTAATCTCACTCATCGCGAGACAGCACTGGACCAACCCTCTGTCATCAAAATCCAGAAGCTCCATTTTAGTTCAAGATTTCCCCAGGACTTTCATCAGAAAAGCGTATTCATGAGCTGCTTCCTCGCATTGGCCAAAACGACCACCTTCACCAAAATGTCCTCCACTCATATTTGTCTGCAATATGACTGAAGAAGAACACCTAGTGCATGTTTTATCCCGCATCTTGGCCACCCATTTCGCAGCTTCCCAAACACCAACTCTGCATAAATATGTAATATGACCAGAGCAAGGGTCTTAGCAAGTTGAAAACGCCTTGGCACTTCGACCAAACTATCCAACAAACACAAATACTACATAGATATGAGTGCATGCTAATTTTGGAGAAGAGATTTATCCTCAATGGCATACGCGACAAGAAAATTACCTGGAGTCGTTCAATGAAGCTTTCACAAGCATTGCCGGACAACAAACTCCTTCAGGAATATTGTCATAAGGAGAATACTTAAGAATATATTCAAAGTCGGCCTGTAGTTGAGGATTTCCAAATTCTTCATAGTCTAAAACAGTGAGAGGCAAGCTGGGATCCAACAAGCTATTGCACACATCCAGAAAAGGAACCTGGAACACACATTACATACATGAGCAACTACAACACACCAGCatcatacaaaaaaaaatccaaattagaTTTGAGAACATATGGGTACAGTTAATTATTGTAAATCCAATCATTTGGCCGTGTCAATACTGAAGTCTCTTTAACAAAAGTGTCAACCCTCAAGATCAGCAGCATTTTAGGTTTATAGAAAGTTGTCTACAGACACTAAAAACATTCTAAGCTCGAGAGTAACTTAAAACAAAAGCAGCCTGCATCTAGTAAATATCATTACAAACCAATGTAACTAGAACTCGTTTCCTTTCCCGCTAAAGAAGATATATATACGGAGAACAACTCAAACCATAATATGCATTATGAATCCAATTCAAGGAATCTATAGGTACATGAAAGAatactaagggtgtgtttggtatagaggaaaacattttccaatttcccatgttcggttggtcaacatctttgaaaaaaaaaaatctataggAAAATTTCCTTAAAATGAGGAAAAAGACTTCCCTAgaggaagtagggaaaacaagttccacaagtggcATCCACATTGATTGTGTCCTTCCCACCCTCCAACAACCTCATATTCACCCCCACCCCCGTAGCCCCCATCCCCACCACCCCACACCCCTAACCCCCACCCGGCCTTCCATAGtttttgtctagattatatacaaatgcttttaggataatatttttgCTTGCGTACTGAACaccagaaaataagtaagaaacccatTTAGTTTCCAGGAAAACATCCCAATAAATCATTTTCCTTAATACCGGACACACCCTAAAGGACTCCCAAATTGGTGCTTACCTTCAGAATTGCAGCTTGAAAAAGTTTAGGTTGCATGTTAATTGCTGCTGCAACAAGAAGACTTCCTGCACTTACACCAAGAGCTCCCAGCCGATCTTGATGAACATAACCCTCACTGACAAGATAATTACCACATGATATGAAATCACTTACAGAGTTCAACTTATTCATTCCACTCCCAGACTTGTGCCACAAAGGATCTGGACCACCACCACCCCTGCACAAGTAAAATATGTCACCAAGGAATTCTGTCACAAGAAATCACAAGCAATGATATTGCCTTCGGGACTCTGTGCAGCTTATCTCTTTACAGTTTGCACCATTACATACATTTGGAAAAGAGAGAAACTGACAGCAACAAATGGAACTCAGTGAGAGAGTGACCAAGCTAGAGTGTAAGAACTTCTGTATTTTCTTCTTATCACTATAGCTCATGGATGGATAAGTAACATTTCAGAGCAAACTGAATTACAAAATGTATATTGCATTGAGCAAATCAGTGAAAAGATATTAGACGCAGCATAAGTTACGAAAATAACACATTTAAGTAGCTTTCAAATGCTTTTTGAATGTTTAACCACTACAAATGCATCAAATCAACAATTTCCAGTagattccttttcttttctctttttcctctttctttttctttcctttgctTTGTTTGGAGGAAGGATCATAAGGAGTTCCTGGAGAACAGGTTAGCAGTTTTCTACTAGCTAAGACCTCAACCAGTGGCCAAACTATGCACGGAGATTACGATCCAACTTAAAATAAAAGAGAGTTGTACCTTACATCAGCAAATGCAATCACCCAACCACGATCAAGTAAGCTCAGGCGGTCCCCACACCAGCTTTTATCTAGCATTTCTCCATATGCTCCATACCCTTGTAGAAGCCCGGGAGACTGACCCTTCTTATGTGCTTTACGAGAGAACAGAATAGTTATAGGAATCCTTACACCATCATGCGATATCACTTCTTTTTCTTCACAAGAATAAATTTCAGCAAAGTCACTCCATCTCTGCACTTCATTGTGTTCCTTCTTTAAAGGGATGCCCAGAAGCTCATTTCTGCTTCTCTCTCCATTGCTTGAATGGTACTTTTTATTATCGCGAACATTAATTACTTCTTCTTGCTGAATGACAGAGAACGTTCTTCTTGACATATCATAGTCGACAAGAACATCAGGCATCTGTATTCCAAAAGAGAAATACCGAAAATCATATAATGTTGCTTGGCCTACAGTTAGACACCTGTTACAGTAGGTAGAGAAGTCTTTAACTTTGACAGGAAAAGGGAGGAAAGGCGTATGTCGACCATAAAGTCCCTATCTCCATATCCTTTTAGTTTCCTCTACCCTTTTTCCAAAGGTTTCCCTTTTAGTTTCCTCTTATTTTCATTTCCTTACCAAATTGTTGTTATAGACTCCAACCGAGAGAGTATAAGGAGAACAGGCCCATAAGAACTGGGGTTCTAGGAACTTTTTACTCAATTAAACTCAATGCTGTTTATTTCTAATGGAAATTTCAGAAGTTTCATAATGGTTGCTGACTCCTTTAACCCAACTAGATTGGGATTGTGGCATAATTGTTGGGTTTTCTTTTCAAAGGAAAACAACAATTCAGTATAGGGAAACAAGATGAATTTTCATACCATGCAGCATGATGTTAGCATTTGAGATACTGAAGATATATAACAGAAATCTGCACTAGTTTTTCATGGAGTAAAGCGAGAATACCTCAAAGTGGAGTAATATGAAGACAAGattatcaataacaacaacatacccagtatattcccacaaagtggggtctagggagggtagtgtacgcagaccttacccctaccttgacaGGTAGAGAGAAAGACAAGATTATcaaacaacattatttttcagttgagataggggtaaggtctgcgtacattctaccctccccagacccaactttgtgggatttcattgggtatgttgttgttgttgtatacaagAATAAAGTGGTAAGTGATAACATGACAACCAACAGGATGCAGATCATTTGAAGACAATTGACAAAATTACCACTgcggaaggaaaaaaaaaaagagttgacaaGCATTACCACTGGGGAAGACACAACACCACGGTATACAGCTcgtgtgaaatcatgatttgagcCTGGAGCTATTGCACATATATCAGAGGGAAGAGGAAAGAACCAAGGGTTAAGTTCATCAATCTTCATTTGTTCCTGCACAACAGGAAGATAGTAAGAAACAATGGAATCAGTCAACTTTACAGAGATAATGAGATGATTATGCTTCCTCCTACAAcctagaaaggaaaagaaactcAGGTATAGGGCATAAGTTTAATAAAAACTTGGAAATTGATTTACTAATGTAAATCATTTGTAGAATAAATGACCTCAACTACCTAAAGGACACGCTACAGAAGGTTCCCCATTGTAGGGACTGATGGCAGCAGATACATTTAGCCTTCCACATTCAGATAAAAAACGATTTTTAAGGCTCATACTAGTTACTTAAAAAAGGTAAAACATAACTTTGTCATACTTCTATATAATAGAAATGATAAAAGTTTTACTGCAGTTTCAGTTGTAATGGTTCAGAGAATGCATACCGAGGCTTAAAGCTGCTGATTATTCCTGGGATTAAGTTAATGTAAAAGCGGAAAGGCTAAGAACTAATATGGGGAAACCTGAATTGACATGAAAAAGATGTTTTTCATGGGCCATGAGAGGCTAACACTGTCTCGGAATTTCTATTCAACAATCAAAGTTAGGAAGCTTCTTCCCCTCCAGGATTTACTGTGAAGTTCATCATTTAATCAACCAGGAAGGCAACACGGAGATGATATAACTATATCAAGACACATTGATCAAGCCTCTAATGATTATGTAGATTTTTTTGAGAAGGAATGCTCTTGAGTCAACTTATTATGCTTTCAAAAGGTATATCAAGTACATGaacataaatattttaagttttcTAGATGAAAAAGGTTATTTTAAGTTTTAAGATTATACCTCACAATTGATGATCATTTGCATATCAACGGAACATATCGATGAAGAACCCTCTTTGTTCAGAAAAAGCACCAAATGTTCATTAAACATGTCCATATCTTGGATGAACATGTCCCCGCTAGGTGCTATAATATTCTGCAGACGAAGCTAGCAGATgatgaaaaaaaacaaaaaaggtggaaataaatgttcttgaatcaACAAGTACATATTCAAGTAACTCAATTTTGCACTTGCGCAAGTAGAAGAGTAAGACAAACAAGCTGACAGAAAATACTATGAAATATTTATTAGGGAGcccaataacaaacatatcataATTATGCTAACGAGCACATAGCCTCAGATCACAACCAAAACGACAAGCTAGAGTAAGGTACAAAGCAAAAGTACAAATCCTTCATCAGCCTAAAAGCCATATAAAAGAAAAGTCAAAATAAAGTATCCAATAAATGGAATGCTTTTGGAGAACAATGTGAAAGTTTTATATTCATGCATGTATAAATGTTTTATCACAGCAGCAGCCCCTTCTAGAATCAATAATTGATGGAAGAAAACATACCTGCAAACAGGTCGACTGCAAGTTCTCAACAGGGCATCTAGCCAAATAATACTCTCCACTCAAAGGCGATTTGTCACCAACATTACAAGAATTTGTGAGAACATAGAAAAAGCCATGATGATGTTCAAGAAAATATTGTACACCAGAAGCACGGTTACAAAATCTTTGAATTCCAGTCTGCAGATTGGTTGCATTTATAACATAAACCTGCAATAAGACAATGAGGAGAATTAGAATTACATCCTCACCAATACAAAGAAGTATCTATACCATGATAGAGGTAAATTTCTTGCCTCAGATGATGTTCTTGAATTAGAATTAACAGTAATAAACTTTCCATCCTTTGTACTTGCTATATCCACACAGAAACTAGAATCATTTTCTACAAACAATGGGACATCATGAACAGAATCTGATCCCAGTTTTTTGCAATGTACCCTGGCCACATAACGTTAAAGTAAAT
Encoded proteins:
- the LOC132641920 gene encoding uncharacterized protein LOC132641920 isoform X2, producing MASSTFISIKKTKIPFSLITKSSLFSTLIKNHNQHFSPQITTPPVVKKVPFTVSVHGVTWNDPYHWMKKTNDPDFINYLHQENLYAKSFMKDTEEMQKSFFFEMINRMPSKISTPPELWGSWLYYQYTPEGKEFPVLCRKLAAENKGWMRTVSKYMIGSSKEEQILLDWNEIAERYGYVHVGTCRVSPDHNYLAYTIDITGSEQFVLQIKDLRNDCVLPTLRVEGVVSVEWAQDSSTFFYTLSDQNQRPYRVHCKKLGSDSVHDVPLFVENDSSFCVDIASTKDGKFITVNSNSRTSSEVYVINATNLQTGIQRFCNRASGVQYFLEHHHGFFYVLTNSCNVGDKSPLSGEYYLARCPVENLQSTCLQNIIAPSGDMFIQDMDMFNEHLVLFLNKEGSSSICSVDMQMIINCEEQMKIDELNPWFFPLPSDICAIAPGSNHDFTRAVYRGVVSSPVMPDVLVDYDMSRRTFSVIQQEEVINVRDNKKYHSSNGERSRNELLGIPLKKEHNEVQRWSDFAEIYSCEEKEVISHDGVRIPITILFSRKAHKKGQSPGLLQGYGAYGEMLDKSWCGDRLSLLDRGWVIAFADVRGGGGPDPLWHKSGSGMNKLNSVSDFISCGNYLVSEGYVHQDRLGALGVSAGSLLVAAAINMQPKLFQAAILKVPFLDVCNSLLDPSLPLTVLDYEEFGNPQLQADFEYILKYSPYDNIPEGVCCPAMLVKASLNDSRVGVWEAAKWVAKMRDKTCTRCSSSVILQTNMSGGHFGEGGRFGQCEEAAHEYAFLMKVLGKS
- the LOC132641920 gene encoding uncharacterized protein LOC132641920 isoform X1, with the protein product MASSTFISIKKTKIPFSLITKSSLFSTLIKNHNQHFSPQITTPPVVKKVPFTVSVHGVTWNDPYHWMKKTNDPDFINYLHQENLYAKSFMKDTEEMQKSFFFEMINRMPSKISTPPELWGSWLYYQYTPEGKEFPVLCRKLAAENKGWMRTVSKYMIGSSKEEQILLDWNEIAERYGYVHVGTCRVSPDHNYLAYTIDITGSEQFVLQIKDLRNDCVLPTLRVEGVVSVEWAQDSSTFFYTLSDQNQRPYRVHCKKLGSDSVHDVPLFVENDSSFCVDIASTKDGKFITVNSNSRTSSEVYVINATNLQTGIQRFCNRASGVQYFLEHHHGFFYVLTNSCNVGDKSPLSGEYYLARCPVENLQSTCLQLRLQNIIAPSGDMFIQDMDMFNEHLVLFLNKEGSSSICSVDMQMIINCEEQMKIDELNPWFFPLPSDICAIAPGSNHDFTRAVYRGVVSSPVMPDVLVDYDMSRRTFSVIQQEEVINVRDNKKYHSSNGERSRNELLGIPLKKEHNEVQRWSDFAEIYSCEEKEVISHDGVRIPITILFSRKAHKKGQSPGLLQGYGAYGEMLDKSWCGDRLSLLDRGWVIAFADVRGGGGPDPLWHKSGSGMNKLNSVSDFISCGNYLVSEGYVHQDRLGALGVSAGSLLVAAAINMQPKLFQAAILKVPFLDVCNSLLDPSLPLTVLDYEEFGNPQLQADFEYILKYSPYDNIPEGVCCPAMLVKASLNDSRVGVWEAAKWVAKMRDKTCTRCSSSVILQTNMSGGHFGEGGRFGQCEEAAHEYAFLMKVLGKS